The following are encoded together in the Paludisphaera mucosa genome:
- a CDS encoding sialidase family protein encodes MRHHLVAAAALAGAWGLTSPASGQGPAAKEFIKDADDLRARAATELRATKPDFVVFVPRIRDGAVADTGNEHFLVFDGPDGSLMAVWTQSSVENYSAAQPADQHIAFARSDDEGKTWTEPRVVAGPKKPGDGPMASWGYPLVAKTGRIYVLYSQHIGRFDTFFHHTGWLRGVISDDAGRTWSPPQDVPVARSIHDNPDPTMPPNMLCWQKPLRLGAGGRYLAGFTRWTSYAVIPNPLKDWRAADARVEFMRFENVDDAPEPRDLKISWFASNDKALAVPFPGRPERSACQEPSIVRLPDGRLFVVMRTAAGSPYWSQSGDGGETWTSPQVLLRKDGGAPLLHPLSPCPIYDVGESAGGGRYALFLHNHDGHYKGYGPADTGRHRRPIFLAAGRFQAGADQPVWFDEPRPFMDHDGVALGKPGTPGRLDLALYASSTVRNGRAVLWYPDRKFFLLGRIIGPEWFAPAP; translated from the coding sequence GTGCGACATCATCTCGTGGCGGCCGCCGCGTTGGCGGGGGCGTGGGGGCTGACGAGTCCGGCGTCGGGCCAGGGGCCGGCGGCGAAGGAGTTCATCAAGGACGCCGACGACCTTCGCGCGCGGGCGGCGACGGAGCTGCGCGCGACGAAGCCCGATTTCGTCGTCTTCGTCCCCAGGATCCGCGACGGGGCGGTCGCCGACACGGGCAACGAGCATTTCCTGGTCTTCGACGGGCCCGACGGCTCGTTGATGGCCGTGTGGACGCAAAGCTCGGTCGAGAACTACTCGGCCGCCCAGCCCGCCGACCAGCACATCGCCTTCGCCCGCAGCGACGACGAGGGGAAGACCTGGACCGAGCCCCGGGTGGTCGCCGGGCCGAAGAAGCCGGGCGACGGCCCCATGGCGAGCTGGGGCTACCCGCTGGTGGCGAAGACCGGTCGCATCTACGTGTTGTACAGCCAGCACATCGGCAGGTTCGACACGTTCTTCCACCACACCGGATGGCTCCGGGGCGTCATCAGCGACGACGCCGGCCGGACCTGGTCGCCGCCCCAGGACGTCCCCGTCGCGCGCAGCATCCACGACAACCCCGACCCGACGATGCCGCCCAACATGCTCTGCTGGCAGAAGCCGTTGCGGCTCGGCGCGGGGGGCAGATACCTCGCCGGCTTCACCCGCTGGACCAGCTACGCGGTGATCCCGAACCCGCTCAAGGACTGGCGCGCGGCCGACGCCCGCGTCGAGTTCATGCGGTTCGAGAACGTCGACGACGCCCCCGAGCCGCGCGACCTGAAGATTTCGTGGTTCGCCTCGAACGACAAGGCGCTCGCCGTGCCGTTCCCGGGCCGTCCCGAGCGGAGCGCCTGCCAGGAGCCGTCGATCGTGAGGCTCCCCGACGGCCGGCTGTTCGTGGTCATGCGGACGGCGGCCGGCAGCCCGTACTGGTCGCAGAGCGGCGACGGCGGCGAGACCTGGACCTCGCCCCAGGTGCTGCTGCGCAAGGACGGCGGAGCCCCCCTGCTCCATCCCCTCTCACCCTGCCCGATCTACGACGTGGGCGAGTCGGCCGGCGGCGGCCGATACGCGCTCTTCCTCCACAACCACGACGGCCACTACAAGGGCTACGGCCCGGCCGACACGGGCCGGCATCGCCGGCCGATCTTCCTGGCGGCCGGCCGCTTCCAGGCCGGGGCCGACCAGCCGGTCTGGTTCGACGAGCCCCGCCCGTTCATGGATCACGACGGCGTCGCGCTGGGCAAGCCGGGGACGCCCGGGCGTCTCGACCTGGCCCTCTACGCCAGCTCGACCGTCCGAAACGGCCGCGCGGTGCTCTGGTATCCCGACCGGAAGTTCTTCCTCCTCGGCCGGATCATCGGCCCGGAGTGGTTCGCGCCGGCGCCCTGA
- a CDS encoding aminoacyl-tRNA deacylase yields the protein MYLTEYLRSRRVWFKSLPHAPASSAERLAARLHVSGRAVAKAVLMRVGGEDWLAVLPATSRIDVARLAAALHRDPSEVRLATAEEVARRFPNCEPGAIPPFGRLYGIATIVDPSLIQPEIAFAAHTRHEGLRMRFADYEAVETPLRAEFAAPISPAPAPSPSPHRRAG from the coding sequence ATGTATCTCACCGAATATCTCCGCAGCCGTCGCGTCTGGTTCAAGTCCCTGCCGCACGCCCCGGCCTCCTCGGCGGAACGCCTGGCGGCCCGGCTCCACGTCTCGGGTCGTGCGGTGGCCAAGGCCGTCTTGATGCGGGTCGGCGGCGAGGACTGGCTGGCGGTCCTGCCGGCCACCTCGCGGATCGACGTCGCCCGGCTCGCCGCGGCCCTCCACCGCGACCCCTCCGAGGTCCGCCTGGCGACCGCCGAGGAGGTCGCCCGCCGCTTCCCCAACTGCGAGCCCGGCGCGATCCCGCCGTTCGGCCGGCTCTACGGCATCGCCACGATCGTCGACCCCTCGCTCATCCAGCCCGAGATCGCCTTCGCCGCCCACACCCGCCACGAAGGCCTGCGCATGCGGTTCGCCGACTACGAGGCCGTCGAGACCCCCCTCCGCGCCGAGTTCGCCGCCCCCATCTCGCCCGCCCCCGCCCCCTCGCCCAGCCCCCACCGCCGCGCCGGCTGA
- a CDS encoding tetratricopeptide repeat protein — MRRIVFTHHPPRCDRRHLVTEAEVRVVLGRLPERLWERLAAVHFNDRSRGGRLLGYVGRMRDEISLCALPPRVSLAAFLTRSQSPTRFGAVRGCQWPALAVRRFLLYDVLLHELGHLQVVDGRARKTRRRFASETRAQEFAESWCREVWSRPFDHPDPVHNPAPAEEIAALRGGWRDSHGHYKQGLVREKARRYEEAAAMLVRAVGRYPGHARALERLGVLTYAGKGTAQSTVGAIEILDAAVRREPTLLDATLFLGMALSREGREAEARSCFERAMLLDAYGIAIATYADALADWGRFAEAEALFRKALRRNPRSVLAIRDYGRCLMDARDPGADDVGRAIVLFERALALDPTDDASHYLLGRSLLLVDGEQGRAIEHLERALQIRPAHEGAAERLAEIAAGRDDPREG; from the coding sequence ATGAGACGGATCGTCTTCACCCATCACCCGCCACGATGCGATCGGCGGCACCTCGTCACGGAGGCCGAGGTCCGAGTCGTCCTCGGACGCCTCCCGGAACGGCTTTGGGAGAGGCTCGCGGCGGTCCATTTCAACGACCGGTCCCGGGGCGGCCGTCTCCTCGGCTACGTCGGCCGCATGCGGGATGAGATCAGCCTCTGCGCCCTGCCGCCCAGGGTGAGCCTCGCCGCGTTCCTGACGCGATCCCAGTCGCCGACTCGCTTCGGCGCGGTCCGCGGCTGTCAGTGGCCTGCGCTCGCCGTGCGCCGGTTCCTGCTGTACGACGTCCTCCTCCACGAGCTCGGCCACCTCCAGGTCGTCGATGGGCGGGCGAGGAAGACGCGCCGGAGATTCGCGAGCGAGACCCGGGCCCAGGAGTTCGCCGAGTCCTGGTGTCGAGAGGTCTGGTCCCGTCCGTTCGACCATCCCGATCCGGTCCACAACCCGGCCCCGGCCGAGGAGATTGCGGCCCTGCGCGGCGGCTGGAGGGATTCGCACGGCCATTATAAGCAGGGCCTCGTCCGCGAGAAGGCCCGGCGGTACGAGGAGGCCGCCGCCATGCTCGTTCGGGCCGTCGGGCGATACCCGGGGCACGCGAGGGCGCTGGAACGGCTCGGCGTGCTCACCTACGCAGGCAAGGGGACGGCCCAGTCCACCGTCGGGGCGATCGAGATCCTGGACGCGGCCGTCCGACGTGAACCGACGCTGCTGGATGCGACCCTCTTCCTCGGCATGGCCCTGTCGAGGGAGGGCCGCGAGGCCGAGGCGAGGAGCTGCTTCGAACGGGCGATGCTCCTCGACGCGTATGGGATCGCGATCGCGACGTACGCCGACGCCCTGGCCGATTGGGGCCGCTTCGCCGAGGCCGAGGCGCTGTTCCGGAAGGCCCTCCGGAGAAACCCGCGGAGCGTCCTCGCGATCCGGGACTACGGCCGATGTCTCATGGACGCACGCGATCCGGGGGCCGACGACGTCGGGCGGGCCATCGTCCTCTTCGAGCGAGCCCTGGCCCTCGACCCCACGGACGACGCGTCCCATTATCTTCTCGGTCGCAGCTTGCTCCTGGTCGACGGCGAGCAGGGGCGGGCGATCGAACATCTCGAGCGGGCGTTGCAGATCCGGCCCGCCCACGAAGGGGCCGCCGAACGACTCGCCGAGATCGCGGCCGGGAGGGATGACCCCCGCGAGGGATGA
- a CDS encoding alpha-amylase family glycosyl hydrolase: protein MLTLKDRRVRAAFDEAGWPTVKVVSVDGQERPILTPFASPQDWRDVWIYFLMLDRFDRSDGRPPAGVLAGGAYDAPFGGYQGGTYNGVRARLKYIKDLGAGAVWLSPVLKNRQSDPDGFHGYGIQDFLEPEPRFASAPDKADAELRALVDEAHALGLFVVFDVVLNHAGDVFAYRDRGPSSPPSPSVLPIEWRDETGAARPDFAVVEAVPDAERTPDGLVWPRELQRNDFFRRKGKGGEEGGDFESLKEFVTDARDGQVFPVRNALILAYQYAVARYDVDGFRIDTLKFVERDFAQTFGNAMREYALSIGKKNFFTFGEVFDGEEKISEFIGRNTSDDGDLVGVDAALDFPLFFRLPSVAKGFAPPTDVIDVYRRRRAVERQVLSSHGEAGRYFVTFLDNHDMHERFRAAATDGPDRFDPQVVLGVALLFALQGIPCLYYGTEQGLHGRGDGDRFVREALWGKPGAFDPRHPLYQAIRRLSEVREAEPALRYGRLYFRPISGDGVRFGASPFAPGVLAFSRILNDREVVVVVNADTQAGFRGHVLVDLFLHQDGDQLRVLNDPSAAAPGPVRNRGGLQIREIEGGLGAGPANMVEVDLGPMEVQILAR, encoded by the coding sequence GTGCTCACTCTGAAGGACCGACGGGTCCGGGCCGCCTTCGACGAGGCCGGCTGGCCGACCGTGAAGGTCGTGTCGGTCGACGGCCAGGAACGCCCGATCCTGACGCCCTTCGCCTCGCCCCAGGACTGGCGCGACGTCTGGATCTACTTCCTGATGCTCGACCGGTTCGACCGCTCGGACGGCCGGCCGCCGGCCGGCGTTCTCGCGGGCGGCGCGTACGACGCCCCCTTCGGCGGGTACCAGGGCGGCACCTACAACGGGGTGCGCGCCCGCCTCAAATACATCAAGGACCTGGGCGCCGGCGCGGTCTGGCTCTCGCCCGTCCTGAAGAACCGCCAGTCGGATCCGGACGGCTTCCACGGCTACGGCATCCAGGACTTCCTCGAGCCCGAGCCCCGGTTCGCGTCCGCCCCCGACAAGGCCGACGCGGAGCTGCGGGCCCTGGTGGACGAGGCCCACGCCCTGGGGCTGTTCGTCGTCTTCGACGTGGTGCTCAACCACGCCGGCGACGTCTTCGCCTACCGCGACCGCGGGCCGTCCTCGCCGCCGAGCCCCTCCGTCCTGCCGATCGAGTGGCGCGACGAGACCGGCGCGGCGCGGCCCGACTTCGCCGTCGTCGAGGCCGTCCCCGACGCCGAGCGGACGCCCGACGGCCTGGTCTGGCCGCGCGAGCTGCAGCGCAACGACTTCTTCCGCCGCAAGGGGAAGGGGGGCGAGGAGGGGGGCGACTTCGAATCGCTCAAGGAGTTCGTGACCGACGCCCGCGACGGCCAGGTCTTCCCCGTCCGCAACGCCCTGATCCTGGCGTATCAGTACGCCGTCGCGCGCTACGACGTCGACGGGTTCCGGATCGACACCCTCAAGTTCGTCGAGCGCGACTTCGCCCAGACGTTCGGCAACGCGATGCGCGAGTACGCGCTGAGCATCGGCAAGAAGAACTTCTTCACCTTCGGCGAGGTCTTCGACGGCGAGGAGAAGATCTCCGAGTTTATCGGCCGCAACACCAGCGACGACGGCGACCTCGTGGGGGTCGACGCCGCGCTCGACTTCCCGCTGTTCTTCCGGCTCCCCTCGGTCGCCAAGGGGTTCGCGCCGCCGACCGACGTGATCGACGTCTACCGCCGCCGCCGGGCCGTCGAGCGCCAGGTCCTCAGCAGCCACGGCGAGGCCGGGCGCTACTTCGTGACGTTCCTGGACAACCACGACATGCACGAGCGGTTCCGGGCCGCGGCGACCGACGGGCCCGACCGGTTCGACCCCCAGGTCGTGCTGGGCGTCGCGCTCCTGTTCGCGCTCCAGGGGATCCCCTGCCTCTACTACGGCACCGAGCAGGGCCTGCACGGCCGCGGCGACGGCGACCGCTTCGTGCGCGAGGCCCTATGGGGCAAGCCCGGCGCGTTCGACCCGCGGCATCCGCTCTACCAGGCGATCCGGCGGCTCTCGGAGGTCCGCGAGGCCGAGCCCGCGCTGCGGTACGGGCGGCTCTACTTCCGGCCGATCTCCGGCGACGGCGTCCGCTTCGGCGCCTCGCCGTTCGCGCCCGGGGTCCTGGCCTTCTCGCGGATCCTGAACGACCGCGAGGTCGTCGTCGTCGTCAACGCCGACACCCAGGCGGGCTTCCGGGGCCATGTCCTCGTCGACCTGTTCCTCCACCAGGACGGCGACCAGCTCCGCGTCCTGAACGACCCGTCCGCCGCCGCGCCGGGCCCCGTCCGCAACCGCGGCGGCCTCCAGATCCGGGAGATCGAGGGCGGCCTGGGCGCGGGCCCCGCCAACATGGTCGAGGTCGACCTCGGCCCGATGGAGGTGCAGATCCTCGCGCGATGA
- a CDS encoding protein kinase domain-containing protein: MTPPGPCPPPEALHRLGADSLDVGGFLALEAHVAECACCQDRLDRLARHEPTETSDGPRPAPARPAEVPGCVLGAELGRGGSGVVYEAVQPRLGRRVAVKILAGGPALDARARERWLREARAVARVRHPNVVRLHEAGEHDGRLYLVLDLIPGGSLRDLAPGPIPPRDAARLVEAVARAVEEIHRVGLLHLDVKPSNILMDGPADAGWEGRTPMLSDFGIARDEAEAFEASVSGTLGARGTPAFMAPEQVDGRPGAIGPAADVFALGATLYALLTGRPPFQGASAIETLDLLRATEPPPPRSLAPGVPRDLETACLKALQKAPSRRYASAAALADDLRRWLDGRPIEARPVSAAGRLARWCRRRPAPAALAAALAVTILVALAGLAALWRRSEHQRGLAEAARVRALRGEATADDAVADLVALLRRSVEVPGQFSSERTDDATAAVLDLTAKLRRTPALVARHATAIAAMEMGLANIRDRNGARDDALRLMDDAADLVAATLARAGAGDDRVQAAVRLADIVMRRGGSQQDRARFAAAAEDLRLAERTLAPHVDDPRAYDALAALRHLRIYLARAAPAAAGPEPGRAPRTTADPILNLVDALAECEARGPGSPTAAAWEALDRVPAATRLPRTVELLLADLAAREICESTDADVRDGDRFDPEATARRILDGFDAGLARLRPSPTRTEDVLERLSQYATLQAIAARRAGRLDEARRSARWTVALGRAIGRRDPRSAGPHLLLGRAFEQESKIAWRVPDEAAVERSLRVALAEMTLALALAPDREDTRRSLAGLREKYLRLAAAEPES, from the coding sequence GTGACGCCCCCCGGCCCGTGCCCCCCGCCGGAGGCGCTCCACCGCCTCGGCGCCGACTCGCTCGACGTCGGAGGCTTCCTCGCCCTGGAGGCCCACGTCGCCGAGTGCGCCTGCTGCCAGGACCGGCTCGACCGCCTCGCCCGGCACGAGCCGACGGAGACGAGCGACGGCCCGCGCCCGGCCCCCGCGAGGCCCGCGGAGGTCCCCGGCTGCGTGCTGGGGGCGGAGCTGGGCCGGGGCGGTTCCGGCGTCGTCTACGAGGCCGTGCAGCCGCGCCTCGGCCGTCGGGTCGCCGTCAAGATCCTGGCCGGCGGCCCGGCCCTCGACGCCCGGGCCCGCGAGCGATGGCTCCGCGAGGCCCGCGCCGTCGCCAGGGTGCGGCACCCCAACGTCGTCCGCCTCCACGAGGCCGGCGAGCACGACGGCCGCCTCTACCTGGTGCTCGACCTGATCCCCGGCGGCAGCCTGCGCGACCTGGCCCCGGGGCCGATCCCCCCGCGCGACGCCGCCCGCCTGGTCGAGGCGGTGGCCCGCGCCGTCGAGGAGATCCACCGCGTCGGGCTCCTCCACCTCGACGTCAAGCCGTCGAACATCCTGATGGACGGCCCCGCCGACGCCGGGTGGGAGGGGCGGACGCCGATGCTCTCGGACTTCGGGATCGCCCGCGACGAGGCCGAGGCGTTCGAGGCGAGCGTCTCGGGCACGCTCGGGGCGCGTGGGACGCCCGCGTTCATGGCGCCCGAGCAGGTCGACGGCCGGCCGGGGGCGATCGGCCCGGCCGCCGACGTCTTCGCCCTGGGGGCGACCCTGTACGCCCTGCTGACCGGCCGCCCGCCCTTCCAGGGGGCCTCGGCGATCGAGACCCTCGACCTGCTGCGCGCGACCGAGCCGCCGCCCCCGCGGTCGCTCGCGCCCGGCGTGCCCCGGGACCTGGAGACGGCCTGCCTGAAGGCGCTCCAGAAGGCCCCTTCGCGGCGATACGCCTCGGCCGCCGCGCTGGCCGACGACCTCCGCCGCTGGCTCGACGGCCGCCCGATCGAGGCGCGGCCGGTCTCGGCCGCCGGGCGGCTGGCGCGCTGGTGCCGCCGCCGCCCGGCCCCGGCGGCCCTGGCCGCGGCGCTCGCGGTCACGATCCTCGTGGCCCTCGCCGGCCTGGCCGCCCTCTGGCGACGCTCGGAGCACCAGCGCGGCCTCGCCGAGGCCGCTCGCGTCCGCGCCCTGCGGGGCGAGGCGACGGCCGACGACGCGGTCGCCGACCTCGTCGCCCTGCTCCGCCGGTCCGTCGAGGTCCCCGGCCAGTTCTCCAGCGAGCGCACCGACGACGCGACCGCCGCCGTGCTCGACCTGACGGCGAAGCTCCGCCGCACCCCGGCCCTCGTCGCGCGCCACGCGACCGCGATCGCGGCGATGGAGATGGGCCTCGCCAACATCCGCGACCGCAACGGCGCCCGCGACGACGCCCTCCGCCTGATGGACGACGCCGCCGACCTCGTCGCGGCCACGCTCGCCCGGGCCGGCGCGGGCGACGATCGCGTCCAGGCCGCGGTCCGGCTCGCCGACATCGTCATGCGGCGCGGCGGCAGCCAGCAAGACCGCGCCCGCTTCGCCGCGGCGGCCGAGGACCTCCGGCTCGCCGAGCGGACGCTCGCCCCCCACGTCGACGACCCACGGGCCTATGACGCGCTCGCCGCCCTGCGCCACCTCCGCATCTACCTCGCGCGTGCGGCCCCCGCCGCGGCCGGCCCCGAGCCGGGCCGGGCCCCGCGGACGACCGCCGACCCCATCCTGAACCTGGTCGACGCCCTGGCCGAGTGCGAGGCCCGGGGGCCGGGCTCGCCGACCGCGGCCGCGTGGGAGGCCCTGGATCGGGTCCCTGCGGCGACCCGCCTGCCCCGGACCGTGGAACTCCTGCTCGCCGACCTCGCGGCCCGCGAAATCTGCGAGTCGACCGACGCCGACGTCCGCGACGGCGACCGCTTCGACCCCGAGGCGACGGCCCGGCGCATCCTCGACGGGTTCGACGCCGGCCTCGCCCGCCTCCGCCCGTCGCCGACGCGGACCGAGGACGTCCTCGAACGGCTGAGCCAGTACGCGACCCTCCAGGCCATCGCCGCCCGCCGCGCCGGCCGGCTCGACGAGGCCCGCCGCAGCGCCCGCTGGACGGTCGCCCTCGGCCGCGCGATCGGCCGCCGCGACCCCCGTTCCGCCGGCCCCCACCTGCTGCTGGGGCGGGCCTTCGAACAGGAGTCCAAGATCGCCTGGCGCGTCCCCGACGAGGCCGCCGTCGAGCGTTCCCTCCGCGTCGCCCTGGCCGAGATGACGCTCGCCCTGGCCCTCGCCCCCGACCGCGAGGATACGCGTCGCTCGCTCGCCGGCCTCCGCGAGAAATACCTGCGGCTCGCCGCCGCCGAGCCCGAATCCTGA
- a CDS encoding sigma-70 family RNA polymerase sigma factor has translation MPPHEGETTDGDLLERLGDWADHEAWAECVRRYDRAIRRHVRSYRFGPAATEDLCQRIWIELARRMRGYRYDPGRRFRSWLGRLCRSRAVDHWRRRRAEEARAGASPPEGFDRVAIEEEPEGDASPGLPALLREAARVQEAVRRRVDARTWDVFWSIAVEDVPVREAAEAAGLSYAAAFAAQKRVRRMLREEAAGLESATRADAGARP, from the coding sequence ATGCCGCCGCACGAGGGCGAGACGACCGACGGGGACCTGCTCGAACGCCTGGGAGACTGGGCCGACCACGAGGCCTGGGCGGAGTGCGTCCGCCGCTACGACCGGGCGATCCGCCGCCACGTCCGGTCCTACCGGTTCGGCCCGGCGGCGACCGAGGACCTCTGCCAGCGCATCTGGATCGAGCTGGCGCGGCGGATGCGCGGCTACCGCTACGACCCCGGCCGGCGGTTCCGCTCGTGGCTCGGGCGGCTCTGCCGCTCCCGCGCCGTCGACCACTGGCGACGGCGCCGGGCCGAGGAGGCGCGGGCCGGGGCCTCGCCCCCCGAAGGGTTCGACCGCGTCGCGATCGAGGAGGAGCCCGAGGGGGACGCCTCCCCGGGCCTCCCCGCGCTCCTGCGCGAGGCCGCGCGGGTGCAGGAGGCCGTCCGGCGGCGGGTGGACGCCCGGACCTGGGACGTCTTCTGGAGCATCGCCGTCGAGGACGTCCCGGTCCGCGAGGCGGCCGAGGCGGCCGGGCTCTCGTACGCCGCCGCCTTCGCCGCCCAGAAGCGCGTCCGCCGCATGCTCCGCGAGGAGGCCGCGGGGCTCGAGAGCGCGACGCGGGCCGACGCCGGGGCCCGGCCGTGA
- a CDS encoding PEP-CTERM sorting domain-containing protein (PEP-CTERM proteins occur, often in large numbers, in the proteomes of bacteria that also encode an exosortase, a predicted intramembrane cysteine proteinase. The presence of a PEP-CTERM domain at a protein's C-terminus predicts cleavage within the sorting domain, followed by covalent anchoring to some some component of the (usually Gram-negative) cell surface. Many PEP-CTERM proteins exhibit an unusual sequence composition that includes large numbers of potential glycosylation sites. Expression of one such protein has been shown restore the ability of a bacterium to form floc, a type of biofilm.) translates to MPRSFASRPRIRTAGIAALCLGLASAARAGDLITFETRPNGNTPTDDAPLLNPYDIDGGGTVRFFFDTNDNNTFEEGVDVLPRFEQVGEDGDDGFLSSQVGGGTHDRARPGFRSQLGDYFLRQPDGIGTLPGPFLIVYDTAQAIRGFSGEIWDIDGQPRAGVTEQWRVDVLNARGDVLAMLPSPLGVDASPGSLDSLPWNFGFEGLPDGVKAIRLTFTGTKGDGIGLAFNNFSPTFAVAGSVVPEPASVVLLGLGLGLAVAAPALLRRR, encoded by the coding sequence ATGCCCCGATCGTTCGCCTCCCGGCCCCGGATCCGGACCGCCGGGATCGCCGCCCTCTGCCTGGGCCTGGCGTCCGCCGCCCGCGCCGGCGACCTGATCACCTTCGAGACCCGGCCCAACGGGAACACGCCGACGGACGATGCGCCGCTGCTCAACCCCTACGACATCGACGGCGGCGGCACGGTCCGGTTCTTCTTCGACACGAACGACAACAACACGTTCGAGGAGGGGGTGGACGTCCTGCCGCGGTTCGAGCAGGTCGGCGAGGACGGCGACGACGGCTTCCTCTCCAGCCAGGTCGGCGGCGGCACCCACGACCGGGCCCGGCCGGGCTTCCGCTCGCAGCTCGGCGACTACTTCCTCCGGCAGCCCGACGGCATCGGCACGCTGCCGGGCCCGTTCCTCATCGTGTACGACACGGCGCAGGCGATCCGGGGATTCTCGGGGGAGATCTGGGACATCGACGGCCAGCCCCGGGCCGGGGTGACCGAGCAATGGCGCGTGGACGTCCTGAACGCGAGGGGGGATGTGCTGGCCATGCTCCCCTCGCCGCTGGGGGTGGACGCCTCGCCGGGGTCGCTCGACAGCCTGCCTTGGAACTTCGGATTCGAGGGCCTGCCCGACGGCGTCAAGGCGATCCGCCTGACGTTCACGGGGACGAAGGGGGACGGCATCGGGCTTGCATTCAACAATTTCAGCCCGACGTTCGCCGTCGCGGGCTCGGTGGTCCCCGAGCCGGCGAGCGTCGTGCTGCTGGGCCTCGGCCTGGGGCTGGCCGTCGCGGCGCCGGCCTTGCTGCGCCGGAGGTGA